The following proteins come from a genomic window of bacterium:
- a CDS encoding MBL fold metallo-hydrolase: MQALSPTGTLSLEAFSLGPFETNAWLLVPPGGAATVVDPGMEADPLMEALVRRGLVVERILLTHGHLDHVAGCAELVRRYQCPVHLHPADRFLYDSLVDHGAWYGFRLEAAPAGPLPLRDGQRLPLGQGEVEVVSTPGHSPGSVCLRLETAGGPVLLTGDTIFAGGFGRTDLPGGSFAMLRASLMGRILSLPGETRLLPGHYGETTVAHERRHNPILQCEEGDEA; encoded by the coding sequence ATGCAGGCCCTCAGCCCGACAGGGACCCTTTCCCTGGAAGCCTTCTCCCTTGGCCCCTTCGAGACCAACGCTTGGTTGCTGGTCCCGCCGGGAGGCGCCGCCACGGTGGTGGATCCGGGCATGGAGGCCGATCCGCTGATGGAAGCGCTCGTCCGGCGCGGACTGGTGGTGGAGCGCATCCTGCTCACCCACGGCCACCTGGACCATGTGGCCGGCTGCGCCGAGCTGGTGCGGCGCTACCAATGCCCTGTGCATCTGCATCCAGCCGACCGGTTCCTCTATGACAGCCTGGTGGATCACGGGGCCTGGTACGGGTTCCGACTGGAGGCGGCGCCGGCGGGACCGCTTCCCCTGCGCGACGGTCAGCGCCTCCCCCTGGGCCAGGGCGAGGTGGAGGTGGTGTCCACGCCGGGCCATAGTCCGGGCAGCGTGTGCCTGCGCCTGGAGACGGCGGGGGGTCCGGTTCTCCTGACCGGCGACACCATCTTCGCCGGCGGTTTCGGCCGCACGGACCTGCCGGGAGGGTCCTTCGCCATGCTCAGAGCCTCGTTGATGGGCCGCATCCTGAGTCTTCCCGGCGAAACGCGCCTGCTGCCCGGGCATTACGGCGAGACGACGGTGGCGCATGAGCGGCGGCACAACCCCATTCTGCAGTGCGAAGAGGGAGACGAGGCATGA
- a CDS encoding NADP-dependent malic enzyme, which produces MITREEALEYHSRERKGKLESVPCKPCTTARDLSMAYTPGVAEPCREIHKNPSDAYEYTNKGNLVAVLSNGTAVLGLGNLGALAGKPVMEGKGVLFKRFADVDVYDIEVDTMDPEKIIQTAQLISPTFGGINLEDIKAPECFEIEERLIEMLDIPVFHDDQHGTAIISAAALLNAVELAGKKMDEIKIVVNGAGASGISCSKLYVRLGAKLENITMCDTNGVIYKGRDKLNKYKEIFAKETALRTLDEAFAGADVAVGLSAKGAFSQDMIRSMAPNPIVFAMANPDPEIMPAEAKAVRDDIIMATGRSDFPNQVNNVLGFPFIFRGALDVRASRINEEMKVAASLALAELARQDVPESVFRAYGNVPFAFGPEYIIPKPFDQRVLLYVAPAVARAAIDTGVARIRIDDPEAWIEAYRRTLQKRLGRHMAIMGGVLDRARLSPKRIVFPEGEYDKVLMAAKQLVADGIAHPILVGRQDIITTWAGEHDLDLGKVTVIHPGRHEKHQELVEALHQLRARRGITLSEADSQLRRDPVTLGAMLVRQGLADGMVSGADMHYPDSLRPVMQLLYGKEANAPRAAGIYLLFVGSRVLFVADTTVKVKPTAHDLAEYAVGTARLARQFGYEPRVALLNHSNFGSTTDEGAQRVRQAVELLHARGVDFQVDGDMQADTALSAELLTGRYNFNRLDDEANVLIFPDMTSANIAYKLLIKAAGAVAVGPILIGNEYPVNILQRGADVAEIVNLTAVTVVDARARSDR; this is translated from the coding sequence ATGATCACGCGCGAAGAGGCCCTTGAGTACCATTCCCGAGAACGCAAGGGGAAGCTGGAATCCGTTCCCTGCAAGCCCTGCACGACGGCCCGCGACCTGTCCATGGCCTACACCCCGGGCGTGGCCGAGCCCTGCCGGGAGATCCACAAGAATCCCAGCGACGCTTACGAATACACCAACAAGGGCAATCTGGTGGCCGTCCTGTCCAACGGCACGGCCGTGCTGGGCCTGGGCAACCTGGGCGCCCTGGCGGGCAAGCCGGTGATGGAGGGCAAGGGCGTCCTCTTCAAGAGATTCGCCGACGTGGACGTCTACGACATCGAAGTGGACACCATGGACCCGGAGAAGATCATCCAGACGGCCCAGCTCATCTCGCCCACCTTCGGCGGCATCAACCTGGAGGACATCAAGGCGCCCGAGTGCTTCGAGATCGAGGAGCGCCTCATCGAGATGCTGGACATCCCCGTCTTCCATGACGACCAGCACGGCACCGCCATCATCAGCGCCGCCGCCCTGCTCAACGCGGTGGAGCTGGCAGGCAAGAAGATGGACGAGATCAAGATCGTGGTGAACGGGGCGGGAGCCTCCGGCATCTCCTGCTCCAAGCTCTACGTCCGCCTGGGCGCGAAGCTTGAGAACATCACCATGTGCGACACGAACGGCGTCATCTACAAGGGGCGCGACAAGCTCAACAAGTACAAGGAGATCTTCGCCAAGGAGACAGCGCTGCGCACCCTGGACGAGGCCTTCGCGGGCGCCGACGTGGCCGTCGGCCTGTCCGCCAAGGGCGCTTTCAGCCAGGACATGATCCGCTCCATGGCGCCCAATCCCATCGTCTTCGCCATGGCCAATCCCGACCCAGAGATCATGCCCGCCGAGGCCAAGGCCGTGCGCGACGACATCATCATGGCGACGGGACGCAGCGACTTCCCCAACCAGGTCAACAACGTGCTGGGCTTTCCCTTCATCTTCCGCGGCGCGCTGGACGTGCGGGCCAGCCGCATCAACGAGGAGATGAAGGTCGCCGCCAGCTTGGCCCTGGCCGAGCTGGCCCGCCAGGACGTGCCGGAGAGCGTCTTCCGCGCCTATGGCAACGTGCCCTTCGCCTTCGGCCCCGAGTACATCATCCCCAAGCCTTTTGACCAGCGCGTGCTGCTCTACGTGGCTCCGGCCGTGGCCCGGGCCGCCATTGACACGGGCGTGGCGCGCATCCGCATCGACGATCCTGAGGCCTGGATCGAAGCCTATCGCCGCACCCTGCAGAAGCGCCTGGGTCGCCACATGGCGATCATGGGTGGCGTGCTGGACCGGGCCCGGCTTTCCCCCAAGCGCATCGTCTTCCCCGAGGGCGAGTACGACAAGGTCCTGATGGCGGCCAAGCAGCTGGTGGCGGACGGCATCGCCCATCCCATCCTCGTCGGACGGCAGGACATCATCACGACCTGGGCGGGGGAGCACGACCTGGACCTGGGCAAGGTCACGGTCATCCATCCGGGCCGCCACGAGAAGCATCAGGAGCTGGTGGAGGCCCTGCATCAGCTGCGCGCCCGGCGCGGCATCACCTTGAGCGAGGCGGACAGCCAACTGCGCCGCGACCCCGTGACCCTGGGCGCCATGCTGGTGCGCCAGGGCCTGGCCGACGGCATGGTGTCCGGCGCCGACATGCACTACCCGGACAGCCTGCGTCCGGTCATGCAGCTGCTCTACGGCAAGGAGGCCAATGCGCCGCGCGCCGCCGGCATCTATCTGCTCTTCGTGGGCAGCCGCGTCCTCTTCGTGGCCGACACCACGGTCAAGGTGAAGCCGACCGCCCACGATCTGGCCGAGTACGCGGTGGGCACCGCCCGCCTGGCCCGGCAGTTCGGCTACGAGCCAAGGGTGGCCCTGCTCAACCACTCCAACTTCGGCAGCACCACGGACGAGGGGGCCCAGCGGGTGCGCCAGGCGGTGGAGTTGCTCCATGCCCGCGGCGTGGATTTCCAGGTGGACGGCGACATGCAGGCCGACACCGCCCTCAGCGCCGAGCTGCTCACCGGTCGCTACAACTTCAACAGGCTGGATGACGAGGCCAACGTCCTCATCTTCCCGGACATGACCAGCGCCAACATCGCCTACAAGCTGCTCATCAAGGCAGCGGGCGCGGTGGCGGTGGGGCCGATCCTCATCGGCAACGAGTACCCGGTCAACATCCTGCAGCGGGGGGCCGACGTGGCGGAGATCGTCAACCTGACGGCCGTCACGGTGGTGGATGCCCGCGCCCGCAGCGACCGCTGA
- a CDS encoding VOC family protein: MKGKSTPPKADKKPVKGGPEPSVAAPAAVEARPRVRRTRRDVELEGLKQLTMVWLWVADLRSGVTYYRDQVGLKLAFLDEPGGWALFNTGAEGVDLGLKVWPFGGAVPRGGGGCPVFEVVNLAEARAALEARGIEFEDDPVEGGRERRHATFHDPDGNPIMLTQNW, from the coding sequence ATGAAAGGCAAGTCGACTCCACCCAAGGCCGACAAGAAGCCGGTCAAAGGCGGCCCGGAACCGTCCGTCGCCGCGCCGGCTGCCGTCGAGGCCCGCCCCCGCGTCCGGCGGACCCGCCGCGACGTCGAGCTGGAAGGGCTCAAGCAGTTGACCATGGTCTGGCTGTGGGTGGCCGACCTGCGCTCGGGCGTGACCTACTACCGGGACCAGGTGGGCCTGAAGCTGGCCTTCCTGGATGAGCCGGGTGGCTGGGCGCTCTTCAATACCGGGGCGGAGGGCGTGGACCTGGGACTCAAGGTCTGGCCCTTCGGCGGCGCCGTGCCCCGTGGCGGCGGTGGCTGTCCGGTCTTCGAGGTGGTGAACCTGGCGGAGGCCCGCGCCGCCCTTGAGGCCCGCGGCATCGAGTTTGAGGACGATCCGGTCGAGGGGGGAAGGGAGCGGCGCCATGCCACCTTCCATGATCCAGATGGCAACCCGATCATGTTGACACAGAATTGGTAG